TCCCCAACCGATAGTTGGTTGCGAAATGGGGATAATCGGGATACCGGTTCGGCGGAAGATTCGTCCGGGGGTGGCGGGGGGCTGAGTTGGCGGAATACGGCAGGGGATGCTGTGGCGTGAGCATACGCAGGAAACAGCGGAAGCAAGTTTCCCGTCAGGTAACGAAGGGGTTCAGGGAAGAGGTAGCGGCACGTCCTCCGTCAGGATTGATAACAGGTCTTTAAGCCTGCCCCAGAGGCCGAAGGCGGAAGATGACACCGAGGCTAAGACCTTACACCTAACCCCGACGGAAGTCAAGCAACTTTCCAACGTTAACTAATATGTGCCCAGTACACACTCACCCTTAATCATTAGGCTTAGGAAGAGCGTGAAGGGATGCTCGAACAGCTGGGGCTGGCGGAAGGTGTTGTTGCTGTCGGCGCGAACACGGAAATAGAAGGAGTTGGTAAGCCGTGCGGTAAAACTGCCACGCAGCGAAAGATCGGCCCCAACGCTCAGCCGCAGATTCTCGGCGCTTGGCGGCACTTCAATCAAGATCCCCAACGGGTGAAAGCCGCCCGCACCTTCACCTTGCACCACTTGGGCGTGCTGGTCGCTGCGGGAACAGGCATATTCTTCGCCGACCCCAACGCTCGGCGCATCTCCCCCGCTTGCCGTCTGGAACAGGAAGCCGAACGCCCCCTGCAACGAGAGGCGTGGACGTAAGGAAAATGACGGTGTTTGGAGTGGATCATAAGGCCGCATCGCTAAGACCGGTAAACCGCGCCCGTCCGGTGAAGTTTTGCAGCCGGACCATTCCCAGCTGGCAGTGTACTGGCGTTCGCGCAGCAAGCCACCGCGCTTCCCCAGTGGAAATGGAGTAAAGAAGGCGGAACACCATTCCGGCGAAGCGATCCACACGCAAGCTGCCATCGTTCCACCGCTGTTTGGTTTCGATTTCCACGGCGATCCCTATCTTTCAACAAATGCCCCAAGCGACGGGGCAACGCGGTAGTCAAGGCGGTCCGGCGAGGTATGCCCAGGTGGAGCTGCTGATCAATCATCATAGGTGAACTGGTCGCCGATGAACAGGGCTTCCTTCACCGCCGTAGGGGTCGTTGCGGGATTGGAGAAGCGAAAGCGTAGAGGTCATCCCCAAGCGCGATGCAGGTTCGTTGGTGGAGCTGATGCGAACTGCCCCAGCGATAGCGAGATCAACTGTTGAAGGTGTCGTTCTGGGTGGTCGCGCTCTCCGGAAACGGAACTCCGGCACGGCTGCTGTTGCGGGTGATGTAGCGAACCCACGTCTTCGAGACTACCTCGGTGTATTAGCAAGGTTAGCGAAAGTGGTGGTGGGTGGGCAAGCATGGGTTGACCAACGTCCATTCAATAATGGCAGCGTGCGCGGAAGGTGCGGCAAATAGCAGCAGAACCAACAGCATCAAGCCAGCGGCGTGGTGGCTTGATGCGTGAAACCTGTGTGCGAACGGGGCTGGCCAAACAGCCGGTATCGAAGTACCACAACGGGTCATCTGGCTCGCAATTTACAACAGTTCCCATCCTTTGGAACCTCCACCTGCCGGTTGGATACAATGGCCTTCCAACGCTTCTGAGAATTGGCTTGGTTTGTTGGCCTACCTCCTCACCCGTTTCACACCAGTACGGACTGACACATCGCCCCTCTTCTCCCACCGTTTCGGTTTTTCCGGTTCGTTGTACCTTTTTTTGCCCCGCGATTACCAGCGGCATCTTCTTCGGCAGCTTCCGGGAACCTCTTTCCAACATAGTGAACTCAACCGTTCTTTCCTTGCCGCAAGAGGCATCCGCTGCATCAATCAACCAAACATCTCATCGCTTCTCTCTCTCACACAGCTTCTTCCCCATGCCAGCAATTACCATAGACAGCAGGGCCATTGATTGCGCTCCCAGGAGAAACGATCGCCGAAGCCGCAACCGACAACGGCATTGATGCTCCCCCACTTCTGCTGGCATCCGGCATTATCGGTTAGCGGCAACTGCCGGATGTGCCTTATTGAAGTGGAGAAAACCCCAAGCTGGCCATTGCCTGCGCCACCGCCGTTGCCGACGGCCGGTTGTCCATCACCAACAACGCCCGCGTGATAAAAGCACGCGAGGCGATTATGGAGTTCTTGCTGATTAACCACCCGCTGGATTGCCCAATCTGCGACGAAGCCGGGCAGTGCAAGCTGCAAGATTACGCATTCACCCACGGGCGCGGCGAAAGCCGGTTTGTGGAGCTGAAAGTCCATAAAGATAAACGGGTGGAGCTTGGCCCAGAGGTGATGTTCGACGGCGAACGCTGCATCAGCTGCTCCCGCTGCATCCGCTTTAGCGATGAGGTTGCCCAGCAGCCGGTGCTGACCTTTGTGCAACGGGGGGATCACGTCTCCATCGAGACTTTCCCCGGCACCCAGCTGGACAACCCGTACTCCATGAACGTGATTGACATCTGCCCGGTTGGCGCTGACCTCGCGCGATTTCCGGTTCAAGGCGCAGGTGTGGGATATGTCGTTCAATCCCTCAATCTGCCACCGGATGCTCGCGCGGGTGCAACATTGACGTTGGCGTTCGGAACAATGAGATTTTACGGCGAGCCACGCACCAACATGAAGGTCAACACCTACTGGATGTGCGTGCCGGGCGCGTTGGCGAATACCGCTACGTGAACACCGCACGGGTGGAGCAACCAATAGTGAAACGGGATGGAACGCAAGCCCCGGCCTCACCTGGCGATGCGTTTGCGGCGGTGGCCGAACGCCTGCGGAAGATCAAACCGGAATACGTTGCGGTGATTGGCTCCCCCTACGCCACCAACGAAGAAAATTACGTGCTGAACCGATTCGCTCGGGAAGTGATCAGGATACAGAACGTTGATTTTGTGCGCCACAGCGATCCCGATTTGCCGACACCATGCTCCGCACTGCCGACCGCACCCCGAACACTCGCGGCGCGGTGGAGGTTGGGATTGTTCACGGAAAGGGGCGATTGGGGTGGATCGGTTGATGGAAATCCGCCGCAGTTATCAAAGCGTTATACGTGCTGGACCAATCGCTGATCCTGAAAGATAACGTGGTTGAGCACGGCGCATTTGGAACTGCTGGTGGTTCACGCATGGAACCACACCCAAATCGCGAAGCTGGCCGATGTTATTCTGCCAACGTCCACCTACGCCGAAAAGGAAGGCACTTTATCAACGCCACCGGATTGGTACAGCACTTCACCCCAGCCGTGGTGACAAAGGAGAACGAGCGGATCATGGGGATGAAGATGTCACGGCTGGACAAGTTCGGCGTAAACAACGACCGCTGGATCCAAGGCGCACGCCGCGATGCACGCCCTGCGTGGCAAAGCATCAATCAATCGCCCGGCAAATGGGGGCAATGGGACTACCGCTGGTGAAGATATTTTGAGGAGATGAGCGCAAAGCTCCCCAGCTTCCGCCAGATGAACTACGAAGCATTGGACACCTACATGGGAATTGAACTTGGACGTGGCGACCGCCCACGGCTCCCGGCGTTCAGTATAAACCATCACGACTATCGCCCACGGGTGATGGAGTAACAACGCCCTTCGGCGGCCAACGAACGATCAACCGACGATCCACAAACCGTTCTTTTTCGACCAACCTTCCCTCTCATGGAATTGCTTGACATCGGCATCCTTGTCGCTAAAATCCTTGTTGTTCTCCTCCGTCTTTCTGATCGGCGCGGCCTACGTGGTGCTGTACGAACGGAAGCTATCGGCGTCAGTTAGAAACGCGTTAGCCTAACCGTGTGGGGTGGCGCGAGTCCCTGCAATCGTTCGCCGACGTGCTGAAGTTGGTGAAGAAGGAGAACATCGTCCCGAAGCAAGCGCACCGGGGTTCCATTTTTTGGCCCGATCATCACCATCACCGTTGCCATCGCGCTCTGGTGCGTGATCCCCCTTGCAGGTGATTTTACCATTGCCGGCAAAGTGATTGATCCCACCATCGCTCCCGGCCTGAATGTTGGCATTCTTCTGCTGCTGGCCTTGTCCTCGCTTGGGGTCTATGGAATCACCATTGCGGGGTGGTCGTCGAACAACAAGTACTCGCTGCTGGGGGCTTGCGGTGCTCGGCTCAGATGATCAGCTACGAACTTTCTATGGGGCTTTCGC
The window above is part of the Chlorobiota bacterium genome. Proteins encoded here:
- a CDS encoding molybdopterin-dependent oxidoreductase — translated: MSTAHLELLVVHAWNHTQIAKLADVILPTSTYAEKEGTLSTPPDWYSTSPQPW